From Vibrio splendidus, a single genomic window includes:
- a CDS encoding efflux RND transporter permease subunit produces MSASAGFLRHNYDESSQMETVMEHDSQKPALDHQNRYNRNVDSVNGDLNNSWHSIPTKRSFIVLLVVFSIIMLSALGAKNLYFRGDYNIFFEGTNKQLMAFDEIQTTFAKTDNLAIVVAPEGGNVFTPETLTLIQNLTVDAWQIPYSSRVDSLANYQHTEAVEDDLLVEDLLYEEYEHTPERIAKVKQIALNEPLLKNALVSASGDVTIVNVTVQLPEVDKTAEVQEVIAAINAMIDRYEAQYPNVEFHKAGIIAMNNAFMTSAQEDSSTLVPLMLLVVLVFLTFMLRSFFSVLATLVVIISSIVATMGLSGWAGMFLSTATVNVPTLVLTLAVADCVHVIVTMRQAMQRGMEKAQAIQYSIKLNAMPILITSVTTAIGFLMMNMSDSPVLRDFGNLSALGVIIACFLSVTMLPALLKLLPVKTLPANEAAESKVTFMDKLGDFVVTNRKALLPISTLVIVGAAALIPLNRVNDESVKYFDTSSEFRQAADFMEQTVSGMTTISIAVKTNESQAIADPVFLQAIGDFTDWLRVQPETDHVATLSDVYMRLNKNMHGDDDSYYQLPLNRELAAQYLLLYEMSLPYGLDLNNQINVDKSSIKMVLTVDNLGSVELVELEERIYSWFAANAPQYEVVASSPSLMFAHIGETNMASMLSTLPITLVLISGLMIFALRSVRLGIISLVPNIAPAIIGFGLWALISGEINLGLSVVVTLTLGIVVDDAVHFLSKYQRARLEGKSAEEAVRYAFHTVGRALWITTVVLVAGFSVLAMSSFRLNSDMGLLSAIVIFIALVVDFILLPSLLMIFDKQTHYSDKPQHESKLSKEEQSSPSKPVGELTTSTK; encoded by the coding sequence TTGTCAGCTTCGGCTGGCTTTTTAAGACACAACTATGACGAATCGTCACAAATGGAGACTGTGATGGAACATGACAGCCAGAAGCCCGCTCTCGATCACCAAAACCGATATAACCGTAATGTCGATAGCGTAAACGGGGATCTAAATAACAGTTGGCACTCAATACCGACCAAGCGTTCGTTTATCGTTCTGCTGGTGGTTTTTTCAATCATCATGCTCTCTGCATTAGGGGCGAAGAACCTCTACTTTAGAGGGGATTACAACATCTTCTTCGAAGGCACCAACAAACAGTTGATGGCGTTCGATGAAATTCAAACTACCTTTGCGAAAACCGACAACCTTGCGATTGTTGTCGCACCTGAAGGCGGCAATGTCTTTACCCCTGAAACCCTCACCTTAATTCAAAACCTCACGGTCGATGCCTGGCAGATCCCGTACTCAAGCCGTGTCGATTCGCTGGCCAATTATCAGCATACCGAAGCCGTTGAAGACGACTTGTTAGTGGAAGATTTGCTGTACGAAGAATACGAGCACACGCCAGAGCGGATCGCCAAAGTAAAACAGATCGCGCTCAACGAACCACTGCTTAAGAATGCATTGGTATCGGCCTCCGGCGATGTGACCATTGTTAACGTCACGGTGCAATTGCCCGAAGTGGACAAAACGGCGGAAGTGCAAGAAGTCATTGCGGCCATCAACGCCATGATTGACCGCTACGAGGCACAATATCCTAATGTCGAATTCCACAAGGCGGGCATCATTGCCATGAATAACGCCTTTATGACCTCGGCTCAAGAAGACAGCTCAACACTGGTGCCGTTAATGCTGTTAGTGGTGTTGGTGTTCCTAACCTTTATGCTGCGCTCGTTCTTTAGCGTGCTTGCTACCTTAGTTGTGATTATCTCTTCGATTGTCGCGACCATGGGTTTGTCTGGCTGGGCAGGGATGTTCCTAAGTACTGCAACGGTCAACGTTCCTACATTGGTATTAACCCTTGCCGTTGCCGATTGTGTTCACGTAATCGTGACCATGAGACAAGCCATGCAACGCGGTATGGAGAAAGCACAAGCCATTCAATACAGCATCAAGCTTAATGCGATGCCGATCTTAATTACTTCTGTCACCACCGCGATTGGTTTCTTGATGATGAACATGTCGGATTCTCCCGTATTACGAGACTTCGGTAACTTGTCGGCATTGGGCGTGATCATCGCGTGTTTCTTATCCGTGACTATGCTGCCTGCGCTGTTAAAACTATTGCCAGTAAAGACTTTACCAGCCAATGAAGCAGCGGAAAGCAAAGTCACTTTCATGGATAAACTGGGCGACTTTGTGGTGACCAACCGCAAAGCACTGCTGCCTATTTCTACCTTAGTGATTGTTGGCGCAGCCGCGTTAATTCCATTGAACAGAGTGAATGATGAATCGGTGAAGTATTTCGATACCTCAAGCGAGTTCAGACAAGCGGCAGACTTCATGGAACAGACCGTAAGCGGCATGACGACCATCAGCATCGCGGTCAAAACTAACGAGTCTCAAGCAATTGCCGATCCTGTGTTCTTGCAAGCGATTGGTGACTTTACCGATTGGCTACGCGTACAACCAGAAACCGATCATGTGGCCACGCTTTCCGATGTTTACATGCGTTTGAATAAGAACATGCATGGCGATGACGACAGCTACTACCAACTGCCACTTAACCGTGAACTTGCTGCGCAATACTTACTGCTTTATGAGATGTCTCTTCCTTATGGCTTGGACTTGAATAACCAAATCAATGTCGATAAATCTTCGATCAAAATGGTACTCACGGTCGACAACCTAGGCAGTGTGGAATTGGTTGAACTCGAAGAACGTATCTACTCATGGTTTGCAGCCAATGCGCCTCAATATGAAGTGGTGGCATCTAGCCCGTCGCTGATGTTTGCCCATATCGGGGAAACCAACATGGCGAGCATGCTATCAACTCTGCCTATCACCTTAGTGCTTATCTCTGGCTTGATGATCTTTGCATTGCGCTCGGTTCGCTTGGGCATTATCAGCCTAGTGCCAAACATTGCCCCAGCGATTATCGGCTTTGGTTTATGGGCGCTTATTTCCGGTGAAATCAACTTGGGTTTGTCGGTCGTAGTCACGCTTACTCTGGGTATCGTGGTCGATGATGCAGTGCACTTTTTGAGTAAATACCAACGTGCACGATTAGAAGGTAAATCAGCGGAAGAAGCGGTTCGGTACGCCTTCCACACTGTTGGCCGTGCATTGTGGATTACCACGGTTGTGTTAGTGGCGGGTTTCTCTGTATTGGCGATGTCGAGCTTCAGACTTAATTCCGATATGGGCTTACTCAGTGCGATTGTGATTTTCATTGCGCTAGTAGTCGATTTCATCTTGCTACCTAGCTTGCTGATGATCTTCGACAAGCAGACGCACTACTCAGATAAACCTCAACACGAATCAAAGCTATCCAAAGAAGAGCAATCTAGCCCGTCTAAACCAGTTGGCGAACTGACTACTTCGACTAAATAA
- a CDS encoding outer membrane lipoprotein-sorting protein, which translates to MTIGAFVAFPALADPAKGLEIAEQRKAVDMGWGDSVATMEMLLRNKQGESSSRLMRLKSLEVDDDGDKGLTIFDEPRDVKGTAFLNHSHITKSDDQWLYLPALKRVKRISSRNKSGPFMGSEFAYEDLSSFELGKYTFNYIEDAKIEGVDTFVLEQVPTDKNSGYTMQKVWLDQQFYRPVQVEFYDRKGALLKTLSFEDYKQYLNQYWRAHTMSMQNHQTGKSTVLTTTDLAFQTGLKDKDFQKNTLKRAK; encoded by the coding sequence ATGACTATTGGCGCATTCGTGGCTTTCCCTGCGTTAGCCGACCCAGCGAAAGGCCTAGAGATCGCTGAGCAACGCAAAGCCGTCGATATGGGGTGGGGCGATTCTGTTGCGACCATGGAAATGCTACTTCGCAACAAACAAGGCGAAAGTAGCTCGCGCCTAATGCGATTGAAGTCGTTAGAGGTTGATGACGACGGCGATAAAGGGCTGACCATTTTTGATGAGCCTCGCGACGTAAAAGGCACGGCTTTCTTGAACCATTCACACATCACTAAATCGGATGACCAATGGTTGTATCTGCCTGCATTGAAACGAGTAAAACGCATCTCTTCACGTAACAAATCGGGCCCGTTTATGGGCAGTGAATTTGCTTACGAAGACTTGAGCTCGTTCGAGTTAGGAAAGTACACCTTCAACTACATTGAAGACGCCAAAATTGAAGGCGTGGATACCTTTGTATTGGAGCAAGTTCCGACCGATAAAAACTCTGGCTATACCATGCAAAAAGTATGGCTAGACCAACAATTCTACCGCCCCGTTCAGGTTGAGTTTTACGACCGCAAAGGCGCATTGCTGAAAACCCTCTCGTTCGAAGACTACAAACAATACCTAAACCAATACTGGCGCGCACACACCATGTCGATGCAAAACCACCAAACAGGCAAAAGTACGGTATTAACCACGACAGATTTAGCGTTCCAGACCGGTCTTAAGGACAAGGATTTCCAAAAAAACACACTTAAACGTGCAAAGTAA
- a CDS encoding GGDEF domain-containing protein, which produces MNSFNWDNNFETGIGVVDEQHQYLVGFINHYGNLLSENTISIDDMSVALLDLTRYAEFHFKEEESLMRDCGVYDLHIEEHIKVHRMFMRDIYSMQAFILEEDQTSARQLLDFLIHWLAYHILGIDQNMARQVAAIEKGATPQQAFEAEEKQKDSSTIPLLAALNGLFEQVSERNKQLLRFNQLLEEKVEERTAELKQANKKLEELSLTDSLTKLPNRRSAFKQLAVHWQDSKELGMPLVCIMIDADHFKRINDTSGHDAGDLVLQTLARELKNAFRNDDIVCRLGGDEFLVICPDTDLKGGMHIAETTRQKVSELEVETSNQVWIGSISVGVAEITQEFGSMHELVKAADESVYLAKNAGKNSVCSIQISNSVHLKSRAQFHSDLEHGSL; this is translated from the coding sequence ATGAATTCATTCAATTGGGATAATAACTTTGAAACAGGCATTGGTGTTGTAGACGAACAACATCAATACCTTGTTGGTTTTATCAACCACTACGGAAACCTGTTGTCAGAGAATACTATCTCTATAGACGACATGAGCGTCGCTTTACTCGATCTCACACGCTATGCCGAATTTCATTTTAAAGAAGAAGAATCTTTAATGAGAGATTGCGGTGTATACGATTTACACATTGAAGAACACATCAAAGTTCATCGCATGTTTATGCGAGATATCTACAGCATGCAAGCATTCATCTTGGAAGAAGATCAGACGTCAGCACGACAGTTACTTGATTTCCTAATCCATTGGCTTGCATACCACATCCTCGGTATCGACCAAAACATGGCTCGACAAGTGGCCGCGATAGAAAAGGGGGCAACACCCCAACAAGCGTTTGAAGCAGAAGAAAAGCAAAAAGACTCGTCAACCATCCCTTTACTCGCTGCTCTTAACGGCTTATTTGAACAAGTCTCTGAGCGCAACAAGCAGTTGTTACGCTTCAACCAGTTACTCGAAGAAAAAGTCGAGGAGCGTACGGCAGAGTTAAAACAAGCGAACAAGAAACTTGAAGAACTGTCGTTAACAGATTCACTCACTAAATTACCTAACCGTCGCAGTGCTTTTAAACAGTTAGCGGTACATTGGCAAGACTCGAAAGAACTTGGCATGCCTTTAGTGTGCATTATGATTGATGCCGACCACTTCAAGCGCATTAACGACACCAGTGGCCACGATGCAGGTGATTTGGTGTTACAAACCCTCGCGCGTGAACTGAAAAATGCGTTTCGCAATGACGATATTGTGTGTCGATTAGGGGGCGATGAGTTTCTCGTTATTTGCCCAGATACCGATCTTAAAGGCGGTATGCACATCGCGGAAACGACTCGACAGAAAGTGTCTGAATTAGAGGTTGAAACCAGTAATCAAGTTTGGATTGGCAGTATTAGTGTCGGTGTGGCTGAAATAACCCAAGAATTCGGGTCCATGCATGAGTTGGTTAAAGCCGCCGATGAGTCCGTTTATTTAGCGAAAAACGCAGGTAAAAACAGTGTTTGCTCGATTCAGATATCGAACTCAGTTCATTTAAAATCTAGAGCGCAGTTCCATTCAGATTTAGAGCACGGTTCACTTTAG
- the pheS gene encoding phenylalanine--tRNA ligase subunit alpha, producing the protein MQHLEEIIANATTAIDTADSLVALDEVRVQYLGKKGELTLQLQSLGKLPPEERRTAGQEINKAKGAVQQAIAARKDALQRAELEAKLAEETIDVSLPGRRIENGGLHPVTRTVERIEQFFGELGFSTESGPEIEDAFHNFDALNIADDHPARTDHDTFFFNPDLMLRTHTSGVQIRTMENGKPPFRFIAPGRVYRNDYDQTHTPMFHQVEGMLVDENVNFAQLKGILNDFLCNFFEEEVEVRFRPSFFPFTEPSAEVDVKRKDGKWLEVLGCGMVHPNVLRSVGIDPEKYSGFAFGMGVERLTMLRYGVNDLRAFFENDLRFLKQFK; encoded by the coding sequence ATGCAACATCTAGAAGAGATCATTGCTAATGCAACGACTGCTATTGATACAGCAGATTCGTTAGTCGCACTTGATGAAGTGCGAGTTCAGTATTTAGGTAAGAAGGGTGAATTAACTCTTCAACTACAAAGCCTAGGTAAACTTCCACCTGAAGAGCGTCGCACTGCTGGTCAAGAGATCAACAAAGCGAAAGGTGCTGTTCAACAAGCGATCGCAGCTCGCAAAGACGCACTTCAACGTGCAGAGCTTGAAGCGAAACTAGCTGAAGAAACTATCGATGTGAGCCTACCAGGTCGTCGCATTGAGAACGGTGGTCTTCACCCAGTGACTCGCACCGTTGAGCGTATCGAACAGTTCTTTGGTGAGCTTGGCTTTAGCACTGAGTCTGGCCCTGAGATCGAAGATGCATTCCACAACTTTGATGCACTAAACATCGCAGACGATCACCCAGCTCGTACTGATCACGATACTTTCTTCTTCAACCCTGATCTAATGTTACGTACGCACACTTCTGGTGTTCAAATCCGTACGATGGAAAACGGCAAACCGCCATTCCGCTTCATTGCTCCGGGTCGTGTTTACCGTAACGACTACGATCAAACTCACACGCCAATGTTCCACCAAGTGGAAGGTATGTTAGTTGATGAGAACGTAAACTTCGCACAACTTAAAGGCATTCTTAACGATTTCCTTTGTAACTTCTTTGAAGAAGAAGTTGAAGTGCGTTTCCGTCCTTCATTCTTCCCGTTCACAGAGCCTTCAGCTGAAGTTGACGTGAAACGTAAAGATGGCAAATGGCTAGAAGTTCTAGGCTGTGGCATGGTTCACCCTAACGTACTTCGCTCTGTTGGCATCGACCCTGAGAAATACTCTGGTTTTGCATTCGGTATGGGTGTAGAGCGTCTAACGATGCTTCGTTACGGCGTAAATGACCTTCGTGCGTTCTTCGAGAACGACCTTCGTTTCCTTAAACAATTCAAGTAA
- the pheT gene encoding phenylalanine--tRNA ligase subunit beta, producing MKFSESWLREWVKPAINSEELAHQITMAGLEVDDVEPVAGVFTGVKVGKVVECGQHPDADKLQVTKIDIGEEELLDIVCGASNCRLGLTVAVATVGAVLPGDFKIKKAKLRGVPSHGMLCSFSELGIDVESDGILELPEGTTLGMDVRELLELNDVTIDVDLTANRADCFSIRGLAREVGVLNRADVTEPTVEAVATSIEDTVSVEIKATDACPRYLGRVVKNVNVKAESPIWMQEKLRRCGIRSIDPVVDITNYVMLEQGQPMHAFDLAKIEGGIVVRLAEQGEKLTLLDGNEAELNSNTLVIADQNKALAIAGIFGGQDSGVTTETTDVLLEAAFFAPDHIRGRARAYGLHTDSSLRFERGVDSTLQAAAMERATQLLVEICGGEVAPVNGSESEADLPKANVVALRRAKLDSLLGHEIPSTDVVEILTRLGCEVETTEAGWTATSPSWRFDIAIEQDLIEEVGRIYGYDNIPNQAPKAALKMNDHKEANQPLKRVRDLLVDRGYHEAITYSFVEPEQQKLVVPGVEPLILPFPISADMSAMRLGLIQGLLNTVVHNQKRQQSRVRLFESGLRFIPEATAENGMRQEMMLAGVISGTRGEEHWDIATNTVDFFDLKGDLEAVLELSANEIAYSFKSLSSEAKERNPALHPGQSATIMANGKEVGIIGTVHPELERKFGLNGRTIVFEIEWAAINTRVLPEAVAVSKFPANRRDIAVVVDEAVASGDIVEACIAAGGEFLTGAKLFDVYVGQGVEEGKKSLAIALSLQSVERTLEDADIAGSVDAIVASISEKFGAALRD from the coding sequence ATGAAATTCAGTGAATCTTGGCTACGCGAGTGGGTTAAACCTGCAATTAACAGCGAAGAGCTAGCTCACCAAATCACTATGGCTGGTTTGGAAGTTGACGATGTAGAACCTGTTGCGGGTGTTTTCACCGGCGTTAAAGTAGGTAAAGTGGTCGAGTGCGGTCAGCACCCTGACGCAGACAAACTACAAGTTACAAAGATCGACATTGGTGAAGAAGAACTTTTAGACATCGTATGTGGTGCATCTAACTGTCGTCTTGGCCTAACTGTAGCAGTAGCAACAGTTGGCGCAGTACTTCCTGGTGACTTCAAAATCAAGAAAGCAAAACTACGTGGCGTTCCATCGCACGGCATGCTTTGTTCTTTCTCTGAGCTAGGTATCGACGTAGAGTCTGACGGCATCCTTGAGCTGCCAGAAGGCACAACGCTAGGTATGGACGTACGTGAGCTTCTAGAGCTTAACGACGTAACTATCGACGTAGACCTAACAGCAAACCGCGCAGACTGCTTCAGCATCCGTGGCCTTGCTCGTGAAGTTGGCGTACTAAACCGCGCAGACGTTACAGAGCCAACAGTTGAAGCTGTTGCAACAAGCATTGAAGACACAGTATCTGTTGAAATCAAAGCAACGGATGCTTGTCCACGTTACCTTGGCCGTGTAGTTAAGAACGTAAACGTGAAAGCGGAATCTCCAATCTGGATGCAAGAAAAACTGCGCCGTTGTGGTATCCGTTCAATCGACCCAGTTGTAGACATCACAAACTACGTGATGCTAGAGCAAGGCCAACCAATGCACGCATTTGATCTTGCTAAGATCGAAGGCGGTATCGTGGTTCGTCTAGCAGAGCAGGGCGAAAAGCTAACACTTCTAGATGGCAACGAAGCTGAACTAAACAGCAACACACTTGTTATCGCTGACCAAAACAAAGCACTAGCAATCGCTGGTATCTTTGGCGGTCAAGATTCAGGTGTTACGACTGAAACAACAGACGTACTTCTTGAAGCTGCATTCTTCGCACCGGATCACATCCGCGGTCGCGCTCGTGCTTACGGTCTTCACACTGATTCTTCTCTACGTTTCGAACGTGGTGTTGATTCAACACTTCAAGCAGCAGCAATGGAGCGTGCAACACAGCTTCTAGTTGAAATTTGTGGTGGTGAAGTTGCGCCAGTAAACGGCAGCGAATCTGAAGCTGATCTTCCTAAAGCAAACGTAGTTGCTCTACGTCGCGCTAAGCTAGACAGCCTACTAGGTCACGAAATCCCATCTACAGACGTAGTGGAAATTCTTACTCGCCTAGGTTGTGAAGTAGAGACGACTGAAGCTGGTTGGACGGCAACGTCTCCATCTTGGCGTTTTGATATCGCAATCGAGCAAGACCTAATTGAAGAAGTAGGTCGTATCTACGGTTACGATAACATTCCAAACCAAGCGCCTAAAGCGGCACTTAAAATGAATGACCACAAAGAAGCTAACCAACCGCTTAAGCGCGTTCGTGACCTTCTTGTAGACCGTGGCTACCACGAAGCAATCACATACAGCTTCGTAGAACCAGAACAGCAAAAGCTTGTTGTACCTGGTGTTGAGCCGCTAATCCTGCCATTCCCAATCTCTGCGGACATGTCAGCAATGCGTCTTGGCCTAATCCAAGGTCTTCTAAACACAGTTGTTCACAACCAGAAGCGTCAACAGTCTCGCGTTCGTCTATTCGAATCAGGCCTACGTTTCATCCCTGAAGCAACTGCTGAAAACGGCATGCGCCAAGAAATGATGCTTGCGGGCGTTATCTCTGGTACTCGTGGCGAAGAGCACTGGGACATTGCAACTAACACTGTAGATTTCTTCGATCTTAAAGGTGACCTAGAAGCCGTTCTTGAGCTTTCAGCAAACGAAATCGCATACAGCTTCAAATCTCTTTCTTCTGAAGCAAAAGAGCGCAACCCAGCACTTCACCCAGGTCAATCGGCTACGATTATGGCTAACGGCAAAGAAGTGGGTATCATTGGTACTGTTCACCCAGAACTAGAGCGTAAGTTTGGTCTTAACGGCCGTACTATCGTATTCGAAATCGAATGGGCAGCTATCAACACTCGCGTGCTTCCAGAAGCAGTAGCCGTATCTAAGTTCCCTGCAAACCGTCGTGATATCGCCGTTGTTGTTGACGAAGCAGTCGCTTCTGGCGACATCGTAGAAGCGTGTATCGCAGCGGGTGGCGAATTCCTAACAGGCGCTAAACTGTTCGACGTATACGTTGGTCAAGGCGTTGAAGAAGGTAAGAAGAGCCTAGCAATCGCACTTAGCCTACAGTCTGTAGAGCGCACACTAGAAGATGCAGACATCGCTGGTTCAGTAGATGCTATCGTAGCTTCAATCTCAGAGAAATTCGGCGCAGCACTTCGCGACTAA